From a region of the Corallococcus coralloides DSM 2259 genome:
- a CDS encoding SDR family NAD(P)-dependent oxidoreductase: MSRKVALITGASAGLGVQFAEQFAKDGHDVILVARGVAKLEELARRLEQAHGVKAHVLPADLGQPSAPEQLFARVQELGLAVDFLVNNAGFGSSGPFLDQDLGREAEMVEVNCAALLKLTHLFARPMRERKQGRILNIASTAGFQPGPYMATYYATKAFVLSFTEALAVELEGTGVTVTCHCPGATKTEFAGRAGNAESRLFKRPGVAEAPEVAGHAYAAMMKGRVVSIHGVLNWLAAFSVRVSPRVVVRSIAAKLNQQE, translated from the coding sequence ATGTCGCGGAAAGTGGCGCTCATCACCGGCGCGTCAGCGGGGCTCGGGGTGCAGTTCGCGGAGCAGTTCGCGAAGGACGGGCACGACGTCATCCTCGTCGCGCGCGGCGTGGCGAAGCTGGAGGAGCTGGCCCGCAGGCTGGAGCAGGCGCACGGGGTGAAGGCGCACGTGCTGCCTGCGGACCTGGGACAGCCCTCCGCGCCGGAGCAGCTCTTCGCGCGCGTGCAGGAGCTGGGGCTCGCGGTGGACTTCCTCGTCAACAACGCGGGGTTCGGTTCCTCCGGGCCGTTCCTGGATCAGGACCTCGGGCGCGAGGCGGAGATGGTGGAGGTCAACTGCGCCGCGCTGCTCAAGCTCACGCACCTGTTCGCGCGGCCCATGCGCGAGCGCAAGCAGGGGCGCATCCTCAACATCGCGTCCACCGCGGGCTTCCAGCCGGGGCCGTACATGGCCACGTACTACGCGACGAAGGCGTTCGTGCTGTCGTTCACGGAGGCGCTCGCGGTCGAGCTGGAGGGCACGGGCGTGACGGTGACCTGCCACTGCCCGGGCGCCACGAAGACGGAGTTCGCCGGACGCGCCGGCAACGCGGAGTCGCGCCTGTTCAAGCGGCCGGGCGTGGCGGAAGCGCCCGAGGTCGCGGGCCATGCCTACGCGGCGATGATGAAGGGGCGGGTGGTCTCCATCCACGGCGTGCTCAACTGGCTGGCGGCCTTCTCGGTGCGGGTCAGTCCGCGCGTCGTGGTGCGTTCCATCGCGGCGAAGCTCAACCAGCAGGAGTGA
- a CDS encoding 2-dehydropantoate 2-reductase, protein MRIAIFGAGAIGGFLGVKLLQAGADVTFIARGAHLDAMRAHGVTLTSGGETVTVRPHCTDSPDDAGPQDYVFLTLKAHALPSAAPQIARLLGPETALVTGINGVPYWYFHGLEGPYPGRHVESVDPGGVILRTLPPERVIATVVYPAAEVVSPGVIVHTYNDRVTLGEPDGSKSPRVLALSQLMMKAGLKSPVRPRIRDEIWVKLWGNLAFNPLSVLTGATLDVLARQPDLRAVARTMMLEAQAVAETLGTRFLIDVDQRIQGAAQVGAHKTSMLQDLERGRPMEIDALLGAVVELGQLTGKPMPTCENILALVRERARHAGGYPPRATPPAPEGT, encoded by the coding sequence ATGAGGATCGCCATCTTCGGCGCGGGCGCCATCGGCGGCTTCCTGGGCGTCAAGCTGCTCCAGGCCGGCGCGGACGTCACCTTCATCGCGCGAGGCGCCCACCTGGACGCGATGCGCGCCCACGGCGTCACGCTCACCAGCGGCGGCGAGACGGTCACCGTGCGCCCGCATTGCACGGACTCGCCCGACGACGCGGGCCCGCAGGACTACGTCTTCCTCACGCTCAAGGCCCACGCCCTGCCCTCCGCCGCGCCTCAAATCGCCCGGCTGCTGGGACCGGAGACGGCGCTCGTCACCGGCATCAACGGCGTGCCCTACTGGTACTTCCACGGACTCGAAGGCCCGTACCCGGGCCGCCACGTCGAGAGCGTGGACCCCGGCGGCGTCATCCTGCGCACGCTGCCTCCCGAGCGCGTCATCGCCACCGTGGTGTACCCGGCCGCGGAGGTCGTCTCCCCCGGCGTCATCGTGCACACGTACAACGACCGCGTGACGCTGGGCGAACCCGACGGCAGCAAGAGCCCGCGCGTGCTGGCCCTGTCGCAGCTGATGATGAAGGCCGGCCTCAAGTCGCCCGTGCGCCCGCGCATCCGCGATGAAATCTGGGTGAAGCTCTGGGGCAACCTCGCCTTCAACCCGCTGTCCGTGCTCACCGGCGCGACGCTCGACGTCCTCGCCCGCCAGCCGGACCTGCGCGCCGTGGCCCGCACGATGATGCTGGAGGCGCAGGCCGTGGCGGAGACGCTGGGCACGCGCTTCCTCATCGACGTGGATCAGCGCATCCAGGGCGCGGCCCAGGTCGGCGCGCACAAGACGTCCATGCTCCAGGACCTGGAGCGCGGGCGCCCCATGGAGATCGACGCGCTGCTGGGCGCCGTCGTGGAGCTGGGACAGCTCACCGGCAAGCCCAT
- a CDS encoding acyl--CoA ligase encodes MDTLEALLARGRTEDVALGAPGRQGMTYGALRALTATVHEQLNAWGLGQGDRVALVLPNGPEMAAAFLAVASAATTAPLNPAYRADELTFYLDDLKARALIVLEGAEGPAREVARARDLPLVELRPTQEGPAGHFTLVPGQAFPGTALRPGPGSADDVALVLHTSGTTARPKQVPLTHANLRASARHIGAQLGLGSTDACLNIMPLFHIHGLVAAVLSSLGAGGRVVCTPGFNALRFFSWFEEVRPTWYTAVPTMHQALLERAHRNADSLKGHRLRFIRSSSASLPPQVMEELERVFGVPVIESYGMTEAAHQMASNPLPPRPRYAGSVGLAAGPEVAIMDDAGALLPPEALGEVVIRGPNVMSGYVNNPEANARAFTHGWFRTGDQGTLDAQGYLRLTGRLKELINRGGEKVSPLEVDTVLLDHPAVQQAVTFALPHPKLGEDVAAAVILREGHTPTERELRDFVASRVADFKVPRRIVFLTELPKGPTGKVQRIGLAERLGLTS; translated from the coding sequence ATGGACACCCTCGAAGCGCTGCTCGCACGCGGACGGACGGAGGACGTAGCGCTCGGTGCGCCCGGCAGGCAGGGCATGACGTACGGCGCGCTGCGGGCCCTCACGGCGACGGTCCATGAGCAACTGAATGCGTGGGGCCTGGGACAGGGGGACCGCGTCGCGCTGGTGCTCCCCAACGGGCCGGAGATGGCGGCGGCCTTCCTCGCCGTGGCGAGCGCCGCGACGACCGCGCCGCTCAATCCCGCCTACCGCGCGGACGAGCTCACGTTCTACCTGGACGACCTCAAGGCCCGTGCCCTCATCGTGCTCGAAGGAGCGGAGGGACCTGCCCGCGAGGTCGCGCGCGCACGCGACCTTCCGCTCGTCGAACTGCGTCCGACGCAGGAAGGGCCCGCGGGGCATTTCACGCTCGTGCCCGGGCAGGCCTTCCCGGGCACGGCGCTCCGGCCCGGCCCGGGCAGCGCGGACGACGTCGCGCTGGTGCTGCACACGTCAGGCACGACGGCGCGGCCCAAGCAGGTGCCGCTGACGCATGCGAACCTCCGCGCCTCCGCACGTCACATCGGCGCGCAGCTGGGCCTGGGGTCCACGGATGCGTGCCTCAACATCATGCCGCTGTTCCACATCCACGGGCTCGTGGCGGCGGTGCTGTCCAGCCTGGGGGCCGGAGGCCGCGTGGTGTGCACTCCCGGCTTCAATGCCCTGCGCTTCTTCTCCTGGTTCGAGGAGGTCCGCCCCACCTGGTACACGGCCGTCCCCACCATGCATCAGGCGCTGCTGGAGCGCGCCCATCGCAACGCGGACAGCCTGAAGGGCCACCGCCTGCGCTTCATCCGGTCCTCCTCCGCGTCGCTGCCGCCGCAGGTGATGGAGGAGCTGGAGCGCGTCTTCGGCGTGCCCGTCATCGAGAGCTACGGCATGACGGAGGCCGCGCACCAGATGGCCTCCAACCCGCTTCCGCCGCGTCCCCGGTACGCGGGGTCGGTGGGGCTCGCCGCCGGGCCGGAGGTCGCCATCATGGACGACGCGGGCGCGCTGCTGCCTCCAGAGGCGCTGGGCGAAGTGGTCATCCGCGGCCCCAACGTCATGTCCGGCTACGTGAACAACCCCGAGGCCAACGCGCGCGCCTTCACGCACGGGTGGTTCCGCACGGGCGACCAGGGGACGCTCGACGCGCAGGGCTACCTGCGGCTCACCGGACGGCTGAAGGAGCTGATCAATCGCGGCGGGGAGAAGGTGAGCCCGCTGGAGGTGGACACCGTGCTGTTGGATCATCCCGCCGTGCAGCAGGCCGTGACGTTCGCCCTGCCCCACCCCAAGCTCGGCGAGGACGTGGCCGCCGCCGTCATCCTTCGCGAGGGCCACACGCCCACCGAGCGCGAGCTGCGCGACTTCGTGGCCTCACGCGTGGCGGACTTCAAGGTGCCCCGCCGCATCGTCTTCCTCACGGAGCTGCCCAAGGGCCCCACCGGCAAGGTGCAGCGCATCGGGCTCGCGGAGCGGCTGGGGCTCACGTCATGA
- a CDS encoding response regulator, with product MSDLRHTLLFVDDEADVLDILSRMFQRRYRVLTAPHGKAALEILRTESVDVLVTDQRMPEMTGIDLVNAARAEGIDVTTLLLTAYTDPQDIIAAINQGQVYRYVTKPWDVNDLLITVKNAVEFAQLKKDKEKLIRQLHQRVEALFVLYEVSRASANDPASYDAIIDRVLTAVARVLPYDCGAALIAPDGQRGATLRLRCVGNVGEEALLGVKESMLGAYRKSSGLPLPEDRVITRVTGTTTKDSASPVVYPNQLTVNLTAAGKPVGMLSLFSHRADAFTEDDGLLLDVLANQTADAIQSLRSAEEEARHRMERMVASMADGVVLTDEKNDIVVMNPAARRILHAGEEGQGPSNRLLEERLGFQPFQLVRNLEYSGHQVLREDVKLFDRTVQTTVTPVNDARGTLRGVCVVLRDITDQKRLEERKDTFVSMVSHELRTPLTSITGALDLVLNRMAGDINERQHRYLSLAKDSAEKLNSIVDDLLDLSKYAQGRLKMSFERIYLEELVQRVVEKYGPAFAEKRIRVVPLLPQHPLRAMVDPNRVNQVLNNLLNNAVKFTPEGGEVRVELRATSSLPGYVVLSCWNSGDPIPEESLERIFDRFEQARTQANRTVRGTGLGLPICRNIVEAHGGRIWSEPSHTGVRFIAVLPTEPPQDVLSQAAVDTLLPAPQPVRADSRGKVLIIEGEPEVGHIMKALLGARGYRVRLAASAEEGLSAARNLHPDVVLVSVRLPDVDGLRLAEILRNDPETRRAPLLLTSAFDERQRAFRAGADAFLVRPLAGDKLLATVDSLARGRAGAQHGRVLVVDDDAKIASICREVLEGLGFEVGVAHSVEEGRRSMRERRPDAVLLDVTLPDGDGFAFLEEIKAERASGHISVIFISARTETTSKVRALKLGGDDYITKPFDALELGARVESMLRRKEQELSSSPTTQLPGSTAIEREVQRRLGARQPFAFCYLDLDNLKAYNDYYGFAKADGVVRQTGDLMREVFQQEGAPGDFLGHVAGDDFVFITSVESVDRVCQRAIEQFDRIIPLYYDRQDRERGHIEAEDRFGEKRQFPIMSVSVVAVMTDGVAHDHAELARRAADMKKKAKAISGSVFLRSDLERVVRSVTG from the coding sequence GTGTCCGACCTCCGCCACACGCTGCTCTTCGTCGATGACGAGGCCGACGTCCTGGACATCCTCAGCCGGATGTTCCAGCGACGCTATCGCGTCCTCACCGCCCCCCACGGCAAGGCAGCCCTGGAAATCCTGCGAACCGAATCCGTGGACGTGCTCGTCACGGACCAGCGCATGCCGGAGATGACCGGCATCGACCTGGTCAACGCCGCGAGAGCCGAGGGCATCGACGTCACGACGCTCCTGCTCACCGCCTATACGGACCCGCAGGACATCATCGCGGCCATCAACCAGGGCCAGGTGTACCGCTACGTCACCAAGCCCTGGGACGTGAACGACCTGCTCATCACCGTGAAGAACGCGGTGGAGTTTGCCCAGCTCAAGAAGGACAAGGAGAAGCTCATCCGCCAGCTGCACCAGCGGGTGGAGGCCCTCTTCGTCCTCTACGAGGTCAGCCGCGCCAGCGCGAACGACCCGGCCAGCTACGACGCCATCATCGACCGCGTGCTCACCGCCGTGGCCCGCGTGCTGCCGTACGACTGTGGCGCGGCCCTCATCGCGCCGGACGGGCAGCGCGGCGCCACGCTGCGCCTGCGCTGCGTGGGCAACGTGGGCGAAGAGGCGCTGCTGGGCGTCAAGGAGTCCATGCTCGGCGCGTACCGCAAGAGCAGCGGCCTGCCGCTGCCGGAGGACCGGGTCATCACCCGCGTCACCGGCACCACCACCAAGGACTCCGCGTCCCCCGTCGTCTACCCCAACCAGCTCACGGTGAACCTCACCGCCGCGGGGAAGCCGGTGGGCATGCTGTCGCTGTTCTCCCACCGCGCGGACGCGTTCACGGAGGACGACGGGCTGCTGCTGGACGTGCTCGCCAACCAGACGGCGGACGCCATCCAGTCGCTGCGCTCCGCGGAGGAGGAGGCCCGCCACCGCATGGAGCGCATGGTCGCGTCCATGGCGGACGGCGTGGTGCTCACCGACGAGAAGAACGACATCGTGGTGATGAACCCCGCGGCCCGCCGCATCCTGCACGCGGGAGAGGAAGGGCAGGGGCCCTCCAACCGGCTTCTGGAGGAGCGCCTGGGCTTCCAGCCGTTCCAGCTGGTCCGCAACCTGGAGTACAGCGGCCACCAGGTGCTGCGCGAGGACGTGAAGCTCTTCGACCGCACCGTGCAGACCACCGTGACGCCCGTCAACGACGCGCGCGGCACCCTGCGTGGCGTGTGCGTGGTGCTGCGCGACATCACCGACCAGAAGCGGCTGGAGGAGCGCAAGGACACCTTCGTCTCCATGGTGAGCCACGAGCTGCGCACGCCGCTCACCTCCATCACCGGCGCGCTGGACCTGGTGCTCAACCGGATGGCGGGGGACATCAACGAGCGGCAGCACCGCTACCTGTCGCTGGCCAAGGACTCCGCGGAGAAGCTCAACAGCATCGTGGATGACCTGCTGGACCTGTCGAAGTACGCGCAGGGCCGGCTGAAGATGAGCTTCGAGCGCATCTACCTGGAGGAGCTCGTCCAGCGCGTGGTGGAGAAGTACGGGCCCGCCTTCGCGGAGAAGCGCATCCGCGTGGTGCCCCTGCTGCCGCAGCACCCGCTGCGCGCCATGGTGGACCCCAACCGCGTGAACCAGGTGCTCAACAACCTGCTCAACAACGCGGTGAAGTTCACGCCGGAAGGCGGCGAGGTGCGCGTGGAGCTGCGCGCCACGTCCAGCCTGCCCGGCTACGTGGTGCTCTCCTGCTGGAACAGCGGCGACCCCATTCCGGAAGAGAGCCTGGAGCGCATCTTCGACCGCTTCGAACAGGCCCGCACGCAGGCGAACCGCACCGTGCGCGGCACCGGCCTGGGCCTGCCCATCTGCCGCAACATCGTGGAGGCCCACGGCGGCCGCATCTGGTCCGAGCCGTCCCACACCGGCGTGCGCTTCATCGCCGTGCTCCCCACGGAGCCGCCCCAGGACGTGCTGTCCCAGGCGGCCGTGGACACGCTGCTGCCGGCGCCGCAGCCCGTCCGCGCGGACTCGCGCGGCAAGGTGCTCATCATCGAGGGCGAGCCCGAGGTGGGCCACATCATGAAGGCGCTGCTCGGCGCCCGGGGCTACCGGGTGCGCCTGGCGGCCTCCGCGGAGGAGGGGCTCTCCGCCGCTCGCAACCTCCACCCGGACGTGGTGCTGGTGTCGGTGCGGCTGCCGGACGTGGACGGCCTGCGGCTGGCGGAGATCCTCCGGAATGATCCGGAGACGCGCCGCGCGCCGCTCCTGCTCACCTCCGCGTTCGACGAGCGCCAGCGCGCCTTCCGGGCCGGCGCGGACGCGTTCCTCGTGCGCCCCCTGGCCGGAGACAAGCTGCTGGCCACGGTGGACTCGCTGGCGCGGGGCCGCGCCGGGGCGCAGCACGGGCGCGTGCTGGTGGTGGACGACGACGCGAAGATCGCCTCCATCTGCCGCGAGGTGCTGGAGGGCCTGGGCTTCGAGGTCGGCGTCGCGCACAGCGTGGAGGAGGGCCGGCGTTCCATGCGCGAGCGCAGGCCGGACGCGGTGCTCCTGGACGTCACGCTGCCGGACGGCGACGGGTTCGCGTTCCTGGAGGAGATCAAGGCCGAGCGCGCCAGTGGCCACATCTCCGTCATCTTCATCTCCGCGCGCACGGAGACGACGTCCAAGGTCCGCGCGCTGAAGCTGGGCGGGGACGACTACATCACCAAGCCCTTCGACGCGCTGGAGCTGGGCGCGCGCGTGGAGAGCATGCTGCGGCGCAAGGAGCAGGAGCTGTCCTCGTCGCCCACCACGCAGCTGCCCGGCTCCACCGCCATCGAGCGCGAGGTGCAGCGCCGGCTGGGCGCGCGTCAGCCGTTCGCGTTCTGCTACCTGGACCTGGACAACCTCAAGGCCTACAACGACTACTACGGCTTCGCGAAGGCGGACGGCGTGGTGCGGCAGACGGGCGACCTGATGCGGGAGGTCTTCCAGCAGGAAGGCGCCCCGGGGGACTTCCTGGGCCACGTGGCCGGGGACGACTTCGTCTTCATCACCTCCGTGGAGTCCGTGGACCGGGTGTGCCAGCGGGCGATTGAGCAGTTCGACCGCATCATCCCGCTCTACTACGACCGGCAGGACCGGGAGCGCGGCCACATCGAGGCGGAGGACCGCTTCGGGGAGAAGCGCCAGTTCCCCATCATGAGCGTGTCCGTGGTGGCGGTGATGACGGATGGCGTGGCGCATGACCACGCGGAGCTGGCGCGCCGGGCCGCGGACATGAAGAAGAAGGCGAAGGCGATCTCCGGCTCCGTCTTCCTGCGCAGCGACCTGGAGCGCGTGGTCCGGTCCGTCACCGGATGA
- a CDS encoding tetratricopeptide repeat protein has product MSSRLRALPLIALLASGACTETPKLDPKDQAEGLYLQGNSEYLKGNFDAALKSFDEMKTLAPGDPRLPAARGEVLLSMSRLEEAAKEFEAALRLDAKRSTNWSRLGFIQAQLGKKDEAKQSLQKALALHSKDFNALEQLGELAEERGDHDEAVHAFTQAAEAAPDASKAELLVRAVDVLTKQGRQDEVLGLLRKVTEQGVRTPEVLTALGDAEVRAGRLPEAAAAYAEAAKKSPKDPTLWELVAEIQLKLGKREEALKAYGESLKVKDRAVVHVALAKAHLTVEDRAAAEGELQKALDTVSGADVGEMQELADLLSAMGRKQDALRILTSLGSEPGHAKNMELQLSTARLARDLKDTATVQASCARVAAAATDGGVVKCP; this is encoded by the coding sequence ATGTCCTCGCGTCTGCGTGCCCTGCCGCTCATTGCCCTGCTGGCCTCCGGGGCCTGCACCGAAACGCCGAAGCTCGACCCGAAGGACCAGGCGGAAGGGCTCTACCTCCAGGGCAACTCCGAGTACCTCAAGGGCAACTTCGACGCCGCGCTCAAGTCCTTCGACGAGATGAAGACGCTGGCGCCGGGCGATCCACGCCTGCCCGCAGCGAGGGGCGAGGTGCTCCTGTCGATGAGCCGGCTGGAGGAGGCCGCGAAGGAGTTCGAGGCCGCGCTGCGGTTGGATGCGAAGCGCTCCACCAACTGGAGCCGGCTGGGGTTCATCCAGGCGCAGCTGGGCAAGAAGGACGAAGCGAAGCAGTCGCTGCAGAAGGCGCTGGCGCTGCATTCGAAGGACTTCAACGCGCTGGAGCAGCTGGGCGAATTGGCCGAGGAGCGCGGCGACCACGACGAGGCGGTGCACGCCTTCACGCAGGCGGCGGAGGCCGCGCCGGACGCGTCGAAGGCCGAGCTGCTGGTGCGGGCGGTGGACGTGCTGACGAAGCAGGGGCGGCAGGACGAGGTGCTCGGGCTGTTGCGCAAGGTGACGGAGCAGGGCGTGCGCACGCCGGAGGTGCTGACGGCGCTGGGAGACGCGGAGGTGCGCGCGGGACGGTTGCCGGAGGCGGCGGCGGCGTACGCGGAGGCCGCGAAGAAGTCGCCGAAGGATCCGACGCTGTGGGAGCTGGTGGCGGAGATCCAGCTCAAGCTGGGCAAGCGCGAAGAGGCGCTGAAGGCCTACGGCGAGTCCCTGAAGGTGAAGGACCGCGCTGTCGTCCATGTGGCGCTCGCGAAGGCGCATTTGACGGTGGAAGACCGGGCTGCGGCGGAAGGGGAGCTGCAGAAGGCCCTGGACACGGTGTCGGGCGCGGACGTGGGGGAGATGCAGGAGCTGGCGGACCTGCTCTCGGCGATGGGGCGCAAGCAGGACGCGCTGCGCATCCTGACGAGCCTGGGCTCCGAGCCGGGGCACGCGAAGAACATGGAGCTGCAGTTGTCCACCGCGAGGCTCGCGCGTGACCTGAAGGACACGGCCACCGTGCAGGCCTCATGCGCGCGGGTGGCCGCGGCGGCGACGGATGGTGGCGTGGTGAAGTGCCCGTAG
- a CDS encoding imm11 family protein: MPRRYFRLLDDVTLPGRWELGIPLDASGNEVEDPWIFREGRPVPPQQALLVPVEHPGMSLGFSLAGFSTPVVSARVAAVFSELAAQDIQLVPVAVQGHAEPYFILVATRLIRCIDDEASEEVIRWMPEDGRPERVGEYRDVDGMRIDPAQVGDARVFRTGGWSIALIVSEDIKLALERIRATGIRFTEV; the protein is encoded by the coding sequence ATGCCACGGCGCTACTTCCGGCTTCTTGATGACGTCACCCTCCCAGGTCGATGGGAGCTGGGCATTCCCCTGGATGCGAGTGGGAACGAAGTCGAAGACCCTTGGATATTCAGGGAGGGCCGACCCGTTCCTCCTCAACAGGCGTTGCTCGTTCCCGTGGAGCACCCGGGAATGTCCCTCGGCTTCTCCCTGGCGGGATTCAGCACGCCCGTTGTCAGTGCTCGGGTCGCAGCTGTTTTTTCAGAGCTGGCAGCGCAGGACATCCAACTTGTGCCCGTGGCCGTCCAGGGACATGCGGAGCCGTACTTCATCCTCGTGGCGACCCGGCTCATCCGCTGCATCGATGACGAAGCCTCCGAAGAGGTGATCCGGTGGATGCCTGAAGATGGCCGGCCGGAGCGGGTCGGGGAGTATCGCGACGTTGACGGGATGCGCATCGACCCAGCCCAGGTCGGCGATGCCCGGGTCTTCAGGACAGGGGGATGGTCCATCGCCCTCATCGTCTCCGAGGACATCAAGCTCGCGCTGGAACGCATTCGCGCCACGGGAATACGGTTCACCGAAGTCTGA
- a CDS encoding AHH domain-containing protein, which yields MRRGWLCLLLWVLLTGCASARVVRLDTGRADPVVVTPRVEEEAPLEDAELTKGEFKKVVSELARGVRPFTHPLRDARTLFGMPERSGVFGYEARTHRIRPLGEAEARELHLLDDASAELTRAYGRWCERKQQGRDCLSLLEEGPLLGSDGRYALALALAMDSVWEETAEALRGVVNLQAVLTTVTASVTVYLLLWSLPEPVSKGLAALMTATAIAYLGVDTVWGLLNGWLTLVKQADRALTFDALREAGESYGKVLGKNAARVFVMLATAAAGNTVGLAAKTPMLPGSAQAALAVESQAGYAYAGIGGVRSVAMTADGFTIALAPNAVAMSSRGDSQKHHLATIRNNVSTQRGGPWTPRFQRIFKKAGMELKDPENVVEVPGHRGPHPQRYHQRVYDRLEQATRGCRSVEQCREALVAELRKLAQEATTHGSGLHKLLMRSE from the coding sequence ATGCGCCGTGGGTGGCTTTGCCTGCTGTTGTGGGTCCTCCTGACGGGCTGTGCGTCCGCCCGGGTCGTGCGTCTGGACACGGGGCGTGCGGACCCGGTCGTCGTGACGCCCCGGGTGGAGGAGGAGGCTCCGTTGGAGGACGCGGAGCTGACGAAGGGCGAGTTCAAGAAGGTCGTTTCGGAGCTCGCGCGTGGGGTCCGCCCGTTCACGCATCCGCTGAGGGATGCGCGGACGTTGTTCGGCATGCCCGAACGCAGTGGCGTATTCGGGTACGAAGCACGCACGCATCGGATCCGTCCCCTGGGAGAGGCGGAAGCGCGGGAGCTGCACCTGCTGGACGATGCGTCTGCGGAGCTGACGCGCGCCTATGGGCGCTGGTGTGAGCGCAAGCAGCAGGGGCGGGACTGCCTGTCGCTGCTGGAAGAGGGGCCGCTGCTCGGAAGCGATGGGCGGTATGCGCTGGCCCTGGCATTGGCGATGGACTCGGTGTGGGAGGAGACGGCGGAGGCACTGCGGGGTGTGGTGAATCTGCAAGCGGTCCTGACCACCGTGACGGCATCCGTCACGGTGTACCTGCTGCTGTGGTCGTTGCCCGAGCCCGTGTCCAAGGGCCTCGCGGCGCTGATGACCGCGACGGCCATCGCGTATCTGGGCGTGGACACGGTGTGGGGACTGCTGAACGGGTGGTTGACGCTGGTGAAGCAGGCGGACCGCGCGCTGACGTTCGACGCTTTGCGCGAAGCAGGGGAGAGCTACGGGAAGGTGCTGGGGAAGAACGCCGCACGGGTCTTCGTGATGCTGGCCACGGCAGCGGCAGGCAACACGGTGGGACTCGCGGCGAAGACCCCGATGCTCCCGGGCTCCGCGCAGGCCGCGCTCGCGGTGGAGTCCCAGGCTGGCTACGCCTACGCGGGCATTGGCGGCGTGCGGTCCGTGGCGATGACCGCGGATGGCTTCACCATCGCGCTGGCGCCCAACGCGGTCGCCATGTCGTCACGAGGTGACAGCCAGAAGCATCACCTCGCGACCATCAGGAACAACGTCTCCACGCAGCGAGGGGGCCCGTGGACGCCGCGCTTCCAGCGCATCTTCAAGAAGGCAGGGATGGAGCTGAAGGACCCGGAGAACGTCGTCGAGGTCCCGGGCCATCGCGGGCCTCATCCTCAGAGGTACCATCAGCGCGTCTACGACCGGCTGGAACAGGCGACGCGCGGGTGTCGCAGCGTCGAACAGTGTCGCGAAGCGCTCGTCGCTGAGCTCAGGAAGTTGGCACAAGAGGCCACGACACACGGCTCAGGCCTCCACAAGCTGCTCATGCGAAGCGAGTGA
- the lexA gene encoding transcriptional repressor LexA — MEELTERQREILTFIVKETEVRGFPPTIREIGEHMDIRSTNGVNDHLKALERKGYLTRGEQQSRSLVPTKRARLLLGLGMKSRESGMIEIPLLGKVAAGAPALAQEHMEDSVKIDSFLLGGVNGREVFALRVKGQSMIDDGIHDGDYLFVKKTPSAQPGEIVVALIEDEATVKRYYPEQDRIRFQPANATMQPIYVNRSDFRSTMILGQVVGVYRKLQGGRT; from the coding sequence ATGGAAGAGCTCACGGAGCGCCAGCGCGAAATCCTGACCTTCATCGTGAAGGAGACGGAGGTCCGAGGCTTCCCCCCGACCATCCGGGAGATTGGGGAGCACATGGACATCCGGTCGACCAACGGGGTGAACGACCACCTGAAGGCCCTGGAGCGCAAGGGCTACCTGACCCGGGGCGAGCAGCAGAGCCGCTCGCTGGTGCCCACCAAGCGGGCGAGGCTGCTCCTGGGCCTGGGGATGAAGAGCCGGGAGTCCGGCATGATCGAGATTCCCCTCCTGGGCAAGGTGGCGGCGGGTGCGCCGGCGCTGGCGCAGGAGCACATGGAGGACTCGGTCAAGATCGACAGCTTCCTCCTGGGCGGGGTGAACGGCCGGGAGGTGTTCGCGCTGAGGGTCAAGGGCCAGTCGATGATCGACGACGGCATCCACGACGGGGACTACCTCTTCGTGAAGAAGACGCCGTCGGCGCAGCCGGGTGAAATCGTGGTGGCGCTCATCGAGGACGAGGCCACGGTGAAGCGCTACTACCCGGAGCAGGACCGCATCCGCTTCCAGCCGGCGAACGCGACGATGCAGCCCATCTACGTGAACCGCTCGGACTTCCGCTCCACGATGATTTTGGGGCAGGTGGTGGGCGTGTACCGGAAGCTGCAGGGCGGCCGGACGTAA